The following proteins are co-located in the Triticum aestivum cultivar Chinese Spring chromosome 1A, IWGSC CS RefSeq v2.1, whole genome shotgun sequence genome:
- the LOC123157073 gene encoding uncharacterized protein translates to MESIMNNLKTTSTRSGTSCMIPLATLKEKSSGFLVENSCAFGVEFIKVTAAKTNDATKKLFVQKKINKISSIPEVYTWDIEDFFALKSPSHSPDFELHGHKWFITIHPSGFDKNRNFISLSLTMKVTDILHENSANLVQLDIRIKNQGMARTMDKKVCSLAVQMRNYHHHIY, encoded by the exons ATGGAAAGCATCATGAACAACCTCAAG ACTACAAGCACAAGGTCGGGGACATCATGCATGATCCCCCTCGCCACACTGAAGGAAAAGTCCTCTGGATTCCTCGTCGAAAACAGCTGTGCTTTCGGTGTAGAGTTTATCAAAGTTACTGCTGCTAAAACTAATGATGCGACAAAGAAGCTGTTTGTTCAGAAGAAGATAAACAAAATCTCCAGTATTCCAGAAGTCTACACCTGGGACATCGAGGACTTTTTTGCGCTGAAAAGCCCGAGCCACTCTCCAGATTTTGAGCTCCATGGACACAAATG GTTCATCACCATCCATCCATCTGGATTCGATAAGAATAGAAACTTTATCTCCTTGTCCCTGACCATGAAGGTGACGGATATACTCCATGAGAACTCCGCGAACCTGGTACAATTGGACATACGCATCAAAAACCAGGGAATGGCAAGGACAATGGACAAAAAGGTTTGCTCTTTAGCAGTTCAGATGCGAAATTATCATCATCACATTTACTGA